In Puntigrus tetrazona isolate hp1 chromosome 23, ASM1883169v1, whole genome shotgun sequence, the DNA window ACATCTCAGTAGATTTAATTTTGCTGTAGTTTTGATAGATATGGATACATTAGATTTAAAGTGCTTTGAGAAATGGTTATAAAAATAGACAGGATGCTTACAGTCATACGTCTTGCAACTCCCTCAAGTTGTGAGGCCTCTAAGCGCATTCTCTGGGCGATGCGAAGAAAGGCACCTCCTTCTGGCGGTGGCAGTGAACGGTGAGCCAGAACATTGTTACCAGACACAAAGTGCAGCTGTACTGCCGCAGTGTCATTCTTAAGTGCCAGGTGACCTTGCCAAATAATTGGGTATTTCTGCTTAAAGGAAGACAAAAACTTTGTTGTTTCAACCTAAAGAATATTTCCTATTGAATTtctgattaatttaaaaacaaacagaaataatcattttaataaacttaaGTTTACAAACCGTTAACAACTGCACCATATCAACAGACCGAAGTCCTGTGTGGTCAAGCTTAAAGTCGGATCGTATCTGAGAACTGGCTGTGGATGGAGGAGGCATCTGGTTAGGTCCTTGAGGTCCCTTCACTGTGATAGGCAACTCCAATTTGGGTGTTATAGTCACTGGAGAAGTGTAAGAGGGGGAGCCAGTCTCACCCTGAACCCGAGATATGTGAGGCAAATCCATGGAGCTTGGGTGTCGAATGTGAGGACCGTCAAGTTTTGATTCACCAAAACTTCCAACAGACTCAATGGAGGAGACAGAGGGAACCTTATGTCTTTGACCATGGTCAATTTGTGAGACCTGATGAAGATTGTACatgaaaacattataataacaacactaaaaaaaaaaaaaaaaaaacctttcacatCTAATTATTGTTATGTGTAATACAGAAATCAGGATTGTAGGAGATGGAAAAACTCACCTGTGATGCAGCTATTCCACGATTAGCCAAGTTAATTCCAATTACTGAATGACTTGGATACTGAGGATGGAAGCCACGCATTTCTCTGTAGTATTCAGACATGGAGTTTGCATTTCCAGGATGAATCAACTGAACTCCTTGAGGAGATACCATCACAGAGCCAGGCGGGTGTCCTATTATCCTGTTGTCAGAGTGAGGGGAGGGTGACATCTTAAGCTCCATTGCTTTTGCTGTATCCCTCACAGTCTGTGTAGTGTTCTTTACCACTGGGGATACTTTAGAAGCAGTTGATATGTGTGAAGGTGACTGCATTGCCTCTGGTGTTCGAGTTTGTCGACTTTCAACAACACCTGAATGGTCAGTCAAATGCTGGTGCACAAGTAGACGCACATCTCTGTTATACTGATCTAGACGTATAGCTCTGTGATGCATACCTTTAAATTCGGGCTGCATTACGATGCTTTCCGGTTGTAACTGTGGTGCAGAAGCTCTTCGAAGTCCTTGAGGGAGACTCTGCAGATCATTATTGCTTGTCCCAACAACCTGAACATCACCAGATGAACTTGCGTGTGACTTCAGTACAACATCTCTGATCAATGCAGGCTGAGGAGTCGTGGAGCGCTGTGGAGGCGCAGATCGAGGTGATAACAGATTTTCTGAACGGATTCCATAGCCTATACCGGATAATGATGGAGTACTGGCTCTGACATCTGCCTGGGACAAATGACCTATAGGCACAGATTGAGTGACACTATGAGGGGGCATGATCACAGACTGCTCAGCATGGTGCATATTTGACACATACTGGGATATAGGACCAGCTGGTCCCAAAACAACCGAGCTGGTAGGAGGACAAACTTTTGGAAAAGGTGACGTTGAATGGGCCGTTGCCCTTGGAGAATGAGAGTCTTGCTTGGGTTGTGAGACTACCCTTTCGTGTGCAGGACCTGGACTTAAGATATGATTGCCTGCCAAAGATGGGTGGTGTGGGCTTAAAACTGGTTTAACATTAAAGGTCTGTGATTGTTTTATCTCAGCTTTCATTGAAACAGTTTCAGTTGCTCCATTTTTCTTAATATGCTGCTGCTGTGTAATTGACTGACCATACCTCAGAAGTTGAGGATGGCTTGTAGATTGTTGGAAGGTTTTCACAGAACCTGTAGTGTGGTAGGATGGTTCAGACTTTTCAGAGCTAGGACTTTCCTGATTAATTGAGGAAATAACAGGCTGAGCACTGAATGTTTGGCCAGCTAATACTACCCCTGCGTGTCCATAACCTGTAGGTGTCTGTGATCCTTTTGGGGTAGAGGGGTGAGATGGTGGTTCTTGTTTTATCTGTGATTTCGTTACAGACTGCTGAAACTCTATATCCACGGCACTGGCAGGTGGGATTGGACTTATTTTAGCAATGATCCGCTGTGGTCCCTCTGTCTTTTGTCCAGAATAACTTAAAACTACGACACCTTCGGATGTATTGACCCTCAAACCAGTACttggccctgtattacaatgaGTGCTTTCGACAACAGGGCGCCCAACACTTCCGCCATCTTCAGAGGCATTAAGCCCATGATACCTGCTATTTTCATTCAAGCCTGTACGATACTTCTGCTTGGGTAAGGACATACCAGAGCTACGGTTGCTCAACGAGATGCGAGGAGTGTCCTCAAAATCAAAGGGCATAGGGATCCGACTAATGACTGAAGTAGCGGTGGAAGTTATAGCCAGTTTCTCCTTTAGGAGCTGTGGTGACTCGCATTGTTGCGGAGTAGGTGGCTGGGTTGGTGCTGTATGGGTTACAAGTTGAGTTATAGGGCTAGGTCTGTCTTCAGGCAGAGAAGTCTTTAAAGGCAACACAGCCTcaactgaattttcattatcACACATCCGTGGATCTGCTAATGTGGTTGTAAACTGCATATTGGGAACAGCATTGCTATTTGAAGCAGACACATACTTTGGTTCCATTAGAATCTTTCGTAATGTGCTAGAGCTTGGGTCAATATCAGAGGCCTTTGTGTCAGGAGGCATAGGGGGATTTGCTGGGGGTCCTCCAACTCCTGGTGTAGACAGTGCCACACTAACTTGTGGTTTAGGTGGAATTCCTTTCTCCTCTGGTCTCGTGTTCCATTCAGGGGATGTGAGAGGAGTCTTGGATGATGCAGGTGAATTCAGGCAAGTTCTGGGTGAAGTAAGGGCAGGTGCTACTGGTTCAGGAGATGGCTGTTTTGTCCTTAAATAAGAAGGACTGTTATTCCCAGAGTGGAATGCAGATTCTTGAGGTTCAGGCTGGTCAACAGCAGGCTGTTCCGCCTCTTTTGGTGTGTCACAAGTGACTGTAGCTGTAGCCTCATGTTTACATGCAGCAGCAACAGTAACTACAGCTGCTGCAGTTGCTGACGTTGCTGCCTTAGGGTTGGCAGTTTGAATCTCTTCTGGAATAGATTCTGGAAGTTTGACAATAGTGGATTCAGGTTCCAGTACTGCATCATCAGCAATATCTAATTTTCTGCTCAAAGAAACCTTCCGTCCTCTGGATTTCTTTGGTGTTTTTGGTCGTGCTCTTCCTCCTTTTTTGGCTGCCTCTGATAATGAAGACTCTGTGAGTGACGTATCTGTGTTACTTGCTTGAGATGATTTAGAAACTGGAACCATAACACTACCATGTTCAGATTCTACAACAGTCTTTACAGTCAAGTCTGTCTCGGGTTCAATAACCTCACTTGATACTGGCAAAACAAGAGTTTCTGGTGTGGGAAGGAGGGCTGTGTATGTTGTTGGAGCAGAGAATCCATCTGCATCACCTGATATATCCTCAGCAGTAATGGAATCAATTGCAGCAGCCAGTTCAGTTTCACTTGCCGGGTTGGCAGGCTTTTCTACTTCTGTATCATCTGCAGGTTGTACTATAACTGGTGATGCTAGGGTAGCTGGTTCAGCACGAGGCTCTTTGTAAGGTGCTGGATGCTGATCATGTGTAAGTCTTGAAATATTCTCCACTGCCCTTTCCAGTTCCATTTGACGGGCAAGCAAGGCAGCCACAGGATCAGTAGGAGGCTCCATTTCTGAAAGCGTCTCCTCCTTTTCCTCAGGACTGTGAACATCTTCTTTGTGGTAAACTGGTATGTTTGAGTCTTCTTTTACTGTCTGTGTGGTTTTGGTTTTCAGAGACCCTTCCAGACTTAGAGCTTTGTTATCACTTGAATGAGGGGCATCCTTAACTGCATCCACAGTGAGATTAACAACACTGACAGATTTATCATCAGGCATCAGTTTGGTGTTCCGTGTTGACCTTGATGCCTTGACTTTCTTCTGATctaatgtctgtgttttttctaAAGAAGTGATTTCTATATTGTTATCTGTTGATTTTTCTTCAGCAGGATGTGCAAGTCCCTTTTCTCTTTTAGATATGTTATGTTGTTTGGTATCTTGTGACAACAGTTCAACTTGCATTGAAGTTTCATCTTTGGATTCATTCTGGTGATCTAGGGCAGGCGACACATCAACCACTGTTGTATCTGACTGAATGGGTTCTGGGCTACCTGAAACTTTGTCCAATTTCAATGTTTTTCTAATTTGCCCTGCTCTTATTGGTGAAGACTGCCCCTTTTGGGATCGTGGAGAACGCCAAGTCTCTGCTGTTTTAGATATTTCTCCACTATTTGTTGCCTCCTTATTTTCAGTATCTTCACTCTCAGAATATTTTGTCTGATCTCCCTTAACTGAAGGCATATCATCACTTCTTTTCCGGGTCTTGGGCGGACGACCTCTCTTGTTAGGTGTGGTTGCCATATGTTGTGTTGCTGCCTCCTTATCACTACAACGCTTACGGGTTGAACGAGGAGGTTCCGTAATTTCTTTTCCCAGTTGTTGAGAAGCCTCATCCTCATGGGGTGTTGCATAGACAGATCGCACATTCCGCCGCTGCCGTGTTTTACCATGGCTTGAGTTTGATTCAAGGCTCTGTTCTGAATCTGTTGCATGAACTGGagattttgctgtgtttttgggGTCAGCAATGACTTTTAAAGAGTCTCCTCTGGGAGATGAGGATCTTTTTAGCTTTTCTTTATCAATGCGTTCACTCTTTCGTGTAGCTGGTTTCTCATTAGCAACTTCAGGGACTGGTGTTGGCGAGGCAGTTTTTACCTTTTTACTCTTGGGTTGTTTACGTGGTGGCTGTATCTGTTCAACCTCAGGTTCTGTTTCTGGCAGCTCCACATCCAGTGGGGATGCAACCTTGTGAAGCGAAGaattaacattttctgttttagtttctGAAAGCTCTGTGATCTCTTGAGGTTGACTGGGCTTTGAAAATGTTGAAGAAGATGCCTGAAAAGGATCACATTCTGGCTCAATATTACTTAGAGATGCACCCGGTGTAGGAGGTTTGACATCAATATACTGATCAACAGTTGGTTTTACAGCTTTTATGGATTCACTCAGCTTTTCATTAGGTTCTTTGACAGTTACCTCTTCCTTTATCATGGGTTCAGTGGGCACAGCACTCACTGTAACAGCTGTGTTCTCCTCCTTTAGGCTAACTGATGGCTGAGAATCTACTGGAGCATATTCTGACTGTTCATTCACTGTTTCTGGACCATCTTTGTTTGTTAATGTAGAGGGCAAAACCGGCTTGTCATGCTGCACAGAAGATTCTGAAACTTTAGACAGAAACATTGGTGATGTAGCTGGAATATGACTAACTGTTAACTCTTGAGAAATTTCTGATTCATTAGGGGAAGGCCCAAACTCTTCATccaatattttttcttcctcctcctcgtcctcctcctcctcagtcAGACTAAATCTTTCTGAAACTGGCAGCTGTTGGTTCTTATCTCTTTGCTGAAGTTCTAAGAAACGGCTATGAAAAAGTACTCTTGGTTCTTGAGAGAGATCTGATCCTCCTGCTCCAACTTGTTCCCCTTGGGAATCACTTGTAATACTGTCTCTACCAACTCTAACTTCAGGGTCATTATTTTTCCGCTCAAGGTGCTGAAGCCGCTTTGAGTCCTGTTCAAAGATAGAGCTATGAAGAAAGCGTGAAGCAAAGAGTTCTTGTCGTTCTTGTTCATCAGGCTTGGCATCCTTCTTTTTATCATCAAGCTTTCCATCAGAATCAGAgcgaattttcttttttttcatgtaccAAGAAGGAATAGGTCTTGGAGTGGGTTCAGACTTCTCTTTGTCTGTGCTATTCCGAAagcttttgaattttgaatcatGACCAAGGAACGACCAATTTTCTTCCCTAGATGAGGACAGTGACTTAGCACGCTCAAGCAAAGCTTTGGTGTCTGGTGTTATGGTCTTATCCAATGCAAATTCATAGAACTTATTCTTTTCAAGTGACTCAGAAGTCTTCCCATCTGAAAGTCTCTCTTCATGCTCTCTTTTGAAAGAGTTTGGCTTTATTGAAGGGTGTCTGCTTTCACTATCTTCATCAGAGTCTGACTGTACCTCCCCGGGTTCTAATTCACGTTCAGGACGTTTTCGTATACTCTCTCGTTTAACAATGGTGGTGGGGAAGCTCATTTCTCCTCGCAATGTGCCCTGCCTAATGTTGCTCTCCCAAGAGAACTCCTCTTCTGTGACTGATGTTTTCACTTTCAAAATCTCTGCATGAGATGAAAGCCCTTGGCGCACTGCATTGCCAATATTGTATTTTGATACATCAAAATGCAAGCAATTTTTATTCATTGCCACAGGTGAGTCTGGCTCTTTTTCCAGTAATTGTGATGCATCCTCAGTAAAGGGTGTCCCTGGAAGTGAAGCAAGTCTTCTTTCAGGTTCATCACTTATCTGTCTGAACCTCTGATAATCTCTCTGTCTTTTAGTGgcaaaatcaaattcaaatggTTCTGATTTCTTTCGCTTGCTGGGTGGTGAATCGCCAGTTACATCTTGAGGCGGCTTTCCTATCTCATGCACAAGACTTCGATGCTCAAAGTCTTCTGCATCAGTGCTGGGTGTGCTTTCCGTTTTATCAGATTTATCATACTCTAGCAATTGCTGCTGTAGGCGACGGTTCTGCTCCATTTGTTTTCTGCAACTCTGTGAGTGATCAATGTCTGAGAGCAAACTCTCTTTACTTTCAGAATTTCTTTCTAGTCTTGAGGAGAGTATATGGTAGCTAGTTAAGTCATGTTGTTCTTGGTCTCTTGAAAATTCCATATCTACACTTCCGTCATCAGAAACTGCAAGACTGAAAATTGGTTGACTTTGAACTCCAACAGTACCCGTCTTTTGATCAAGGCCATCTAAGGGATCTGTTGCCTCCTCGGTTGGTTCCCCAAGTCGAGCCTGAAGGTCTAGACTTAGTCCAACTGACATTACAGTGTCTAGCTCTTCTTTTGTAGTACTAACAGTAACCATCctcattttttctctcttataCGCTTCTTTCCGCTGCATCTTTTTATCATAATCAATATCTTTCAGCAATGACTCATCAATAATTCTCCTCAACCtcacttcatcctcctcctgaCTTATCTTCCTTAAATTGTCTGCCTTTCCAGAAGTTTCTTCAAAGCGTCTCTTCCGTGCAGCCAATCGATCGGCATCCACAGATGAGGTGGTGTCAAATGCAAAAtcagttttgaaatattttttgtttttcactttgcCCTCTTTATCCACAACCTCAATTTGACTAGCCAAGCCTTTCTCCTTGAGATGTTTTCCATGCTTAAAGAAATCTCTAGCTTGAGTTTCTGTTCGGAAAGGCATACTCTTGTGATCAGCAGAGGGTGGGGTGGTTGGAGAACGAACAGGGTCACTCCCaacctttgttttttgtttctcacTGAGGATACTGTCTATTAACTTCCCTTCCTTCTCCTTTACTCTTGTCAACTGGACAACACAAGGTGGCAGATCAAGTTTTCCTTTTCCAGAGTAGTCTTTGTCTTTAATCAATGATTTGCTAGATTTACCTCGCAGAGTTAAGATAGCCTCTGGGCTGGTGTCCCTGTCAAGTTCAACGTCTGGCTCTGATGATGGAACAGTAGGAGACGCAAGTTTCAATTTCCTCAGATTTTGCTTCTCAGTCCTGTCCTTGTCTCCTTTTTCTTTACGTCCAGCACGTCTGTCTTTTTCTCCTCCATTTCCACGCTCCGTCTCAAAAATTGATTTGTCTTTCTCTGATTTATCACTCCTATTGTGCCTCTCCAAACGAATTTTATCTGGCTTTTCAAATCGTGGTGGAGAAAGTGAGCTGCAGCTACCACTTCGCTCAGATGAGCGACTGTAAACATGATGTTCAGAGTCACTGGGAGGACGTTCGGAAAGGGATGGGGAAGCAGAAGGACTAGCAGGACGACGTGGATGGGATGGGCTTTGATTGTGTTCAATTGTTCGTCGACTGTGATCTCGTTCACGATCTGTTTCAAATCGCTCTCTTTCCCTTTCACGCTCTCTTTGTAAGTAGCTGTACTTCCGAATATCCTGCTCATATGGGTCTCTATAATCCCTGTATTCACGGGGGTCATCATAGTATCGTGGGTCATAGTAATCTCCCTGATAAGGATCCCATTCTGAATAAAACTCTCGACTTCTGGCAGGATATTTTCGACGTGGATCCTCTGTGTAGGAACCCGGAGTACGCACATTCTCATAGTATGCCCGCTCAGCAGTGAACTCATGATATGGCGGCCGGCGCTCATCTCTGCAAAACAAATgaagttaaattaaatcaatgaaaatgaaaggatattgtacaaaataaaagaggTGTTACCATACAACCTCTCACCTTCGTTCATTTATGATTTCATAGAAATCTCTTATGTCTTGTCCAGATGCCTGCATTGAACGGTAAAAAGCCATCTGGCTTTCCTGGTTGGCAAAGtcaacctacaaaaaaaaaataataataataataataattaacagtgTTATAAAAATCAAACAGTTGGTTTGTCAGTGGgacaatttatattatactaCAGACCTTGATTTTATTTCCTCCAATTTTCCAACCCTTTGTTTCCTTGACAGCGGCCTGCGCATACTCTATATTATTATACAAGATGAGGGCCATTCCTTTCAGTCGATCGAACACAACCTGAataaacaaaatagtttttttaatatatagaaatCAAGTGAACTTCAAAAtgcaaagcatttattaaaaatgaaaatagaacggaacaataaattgaaaattttaaattttaagacAAAGAAATACAAAGAATTTTAAATCACCTTTACAACGTGTCCATAGCGACAAAAGTGCCTTGTCAGATACTGTTCTGTAATACTGGAGGACAAGCCGTCCAACCATACACATGTTGTAGGCATACTTTTGCCAAAACCAAGCTGAAAGAAAAATTCACTTTCAGTCAACCAatctatttgttttaatttcaacaagtacattttttatgttttttttctaaatgtttgtattaaatGAGGATTGGCTGTTAGCTATATGCAATAGAAAACTCCAATAATAATCTGATCTCATACTCACTTTTAACCTGTTGTTGCCAAGGTATTCACCATCCATTTTCTTAATTGCTTTGCAGACACTTGCTATGTCACAATACTGGAGAAAGGCATATTGTGGGGAAccatttaccttttttatatCGATAtcctgataaaaacataatatgcacataaatatgCAACGTTAATACAGTTTCATAAGCTCGCACAATTTTTAAAGCACACTTTCAAATGTCTACTTACAACAATCTCTCCAAAACGCTGAAATATGTTAAGCAGGTCATGATAAGTTGTGGTTTTCTCCAAATTTCCTATAAATAATGTCCTTGTAGCTTTGGGGTGAAACTCATCTATACGTTCATCCAAAGGTCGGAACTCATTCTCGCTCTCCGTTTCTATTGAGCAATAAATTAAAGAACAATGTGAGGTCAAATTCTGCTTCTAAATCTAATAACAACAATGGATTCTGTACCAAATGCAAGGAACATACCTGGACCATGCCAAGCAGTGACATCAATTTGCATGCCAAAAAACAGCTTCCCTTTAGACGCACTTAGAGCTTTTTCTTGGTCCTCTTGCTGGCGAAAGAACACTAATCCATATCGTTCCTCAGAGGCGCCATGAATTTGAACTGATGTTACTTTGCCATGTTTCTTAAATTCATGGAAAAGACCATCTTTCAGGCTTGTATCTAAAATTGATAGGAAGAACATGAATCACATTAATTTAGATGCTGTTCCAAGATAatgctaaaactttttttattttgttgtttgaaaagTGCATGCgtctattttgatttaataaaatccTCACCCGTTGAGCGCACAGGGAGGTTCTGCACTTTGATACCAAAACTTTTGCGAGGTTCATCTTTGTCCATTGAAGGTAGGGGCTGAGCAGGAGGCGCAGGCACAGCTGCTGACTGAACAGATCTAGCTGGAGACCGATCACTGGAGCTGCTGCTGGAATCACTGCTGcaagaataaaaacacaaacctgcTTAGAATGTAGACTGTAAGAAAAACACTAACAAATACacagtgctagaaaaaaaaaactgccgtTCAGAACTATGCAAGGCATAGCGATTACCAATCAATAACAGCATAGGCAAACATATTGCCTCATGAGACTTTAAGGGAATTTACAGAACCTAACTACTAAACATAgtacatatattaatttaatgtaactCCTAACACGGTTTATtcatgcagtttatttttccaCCTCAGAGAGGCActattggaaaaaaaagaaatgatcagtgttgcaaaaaaaacagaaacagtgcCTCTTAGTGACAGTGAAAGTTTCTACCACACTCTAGGTCAGGGTTCTCAAAGTCTACATTTAAGGGTCCAATCCTGAATTTCCATCTGTGTCAAAAGGTTCAGACGAGAACAAATCATTATTACAAAACTTAATCTTAACATGcataaaatgcttaaataaaaaaaatacatcaataagTGCCAAAGTGGCAAAACGATTAATTTAAGTGTCACCAATAAAGGTCAACCGAAAAGGGGTTTTCTCTAACCGTGGCTGATATTTAGAAATTAGGGCAGCTGATGGCCAATATATGATGCTTGaccaattttctttttcttctcctttctctcatCTCTCAAGAGtttgattaaatgattattgCAGGGCACAAGATATCTACACCACTCTTCTTTGAGTTGAACAAGctcttttttcataaataaatgctcaATCGTTGCGCTGtagtatgaataaaaaaaaaaaaaaaaaaaaaaaatttattatgcataagCTAGTACCACTTCTTTCCCCAGTGTAATTCAGCGCCAGGCCTCGAAGTAAGTGCTtgagaacaaaaatacaaaaaagtattgtttGGTTTCCCTATGACGCGACCAGAGCTGAAGTTTGGGTGCAGGCAGTTGGCTTTCCATGTTCTTCCAATATGCATGGAAAATATGATTGTAGCAAACATTTTGGAGGATTCAAATCTGATGAACGAGCTTCCACACTGTCAGTTCTTCTAAACATAAcgttaacaatatttaatatgtaacaaCACGTGGAGCACGCATGAGAGAGTGGTTTCTGCGTGGAAAGCTGCTATTGTATGCAAGTTTACCAACAATCTCTGCATATAGTTTATATCTGGACCACAGCAAACaagtttaattcatattttatattttcttgttCGCCCAAAACCATCACCATGTTCACCCACATAttcttcaaatcaaatcaaatatttgttaatgaGAGAGCTGATACAGTTGTACATGGGATCATGAACATGATGATGCAATGGATTATTGATACACCGCAAACAATGATATATACACACTGAAAAATTAAGGAGTAAACAGTAAGTGACTGCCTTTATTCTTTCAGTTTTAAAGATATTAACATAATGAGTGTGTTGCAGGTCTCCCAGTTTTACACACCCGTTTCCTTTAGAGATCTAAGGTGTGAATGAGCAGTGCTGAAACATGGGATTCATGACACCAAGCACCTTCTCAAAA includes these proteins:
- the spen gene encoding msx2-interacting protein, whose protein sequence is MVRETRHLWVGNLPENVREEKIIEHFKRYGRVESVKVLPKRGSEGGVAAFVDFVDIKSAQKAHNSINKMGDRDLRTDYNEPGTIPSAARGLDDSLSIATRGRDVSGFTRGAGGPVYGPPVSLHSREGRFERRLDGAADGRERSYDHSAYGHHERSSGNSSSFDRQRHYETDYYRDSRDRALSGASGSASSASGSIGGSSSGASVGVAGSAAGSSGAGGSSSSAAGVGSGGSTPGGIVYYGSRSRSPTRFETTETRYEPRAREAFTLASVVHRDLYREERGRRGERTYHHSRSRSPHSSQSHNPSPQRLPSQAARPARSRSGSGSRSRSSSSDSVSSTSSSGSGSSDSSSSSSDRSPARSVQSAAVPAPPAQPLPSMDKDEPRKSFGIKVQNLPVRSTDTSLKDGLFHEFKKHGKVTSVQIHGASEERYGLVFFRQQEDQEKALSASKGKLFFGMQIDVTAWHGPETESENEFRPLDERIDEFHPKATRTLFIGNLEKTTTYHDLLNIFQRFGEIVDIDIKKVNGSPQYAFLQYCDIASVCKAIKKMDGEYLGNNRLKLGFGKSMPTTCVWLDGLSSSITEQYLTRHFCRYGHVVKVVFDRLKGMALILYNNIEYAQAAVKETKGWKIGGNKIKVDFANQESQMAFYRSMQASGQDIRDFYEIINERRDERRPPYHEFTAERAYYENVRTPGSYTEDPRRKYPARSREFYSEWDPYQGDYYDPRYYDDPREYRDYRDPYEQDIRKYSYLQRERERERERFETDRERDHSRRTIEHNQSPSHPRRPASPSASPSLSERPPSDSEHHVYSRSSERSGSCSSLSPPRFEKPDKIRLERHNRSDKSEKDKSIFETERGNGGEKDRRAGRKEKGDKDRTEKQNLRKLKLASPTVPSSEPDVELDRDTSPEAILTLRGKSSKSLIKDKDYSGKGKLDLPPCVVQLTRVKEKEGKLIDSILSEKQKTKVGSDPVRSPTTPPSADHKSMPFRTETQARDFFKHGKHLKEKGLASQIEVVDKEGKVKNKKYFKTDFAFDTTSSVDADRLAARKRRFEETSGKADNLRKISQEEDEVRLRRIIDESLLKDIDYDKKMQRKEAYKREKMRMVTVSTTKEELDTVMSVGLSLDLQARLGEPTEEATDPLDGLDQKTGTVGVQSQPIFSLAVSDDGSVDMEFSRDQEQHDLTSYHILSSRLERNSESKESLLSDIDHSQSCRKQMEQNRRLQQQLLEYDKSDKTESTPSTDAEDFEHRSLVHEIGKPPQDVTGDSPPSKRKKSEPFEFDFATKRQRDYQRFRQISDEPERRLASLPGTPFTEDASQLLEKEPDSPVAMNKNCLHFDVSKYNIGNAVRQGLSSHAEILKVKTSVTEEEFSWESNIRQGTLRGEMSFPTTIVKRESIRKRPERELEPGEVQSDSDEDSESRHPSIKPNSFKREHEERLSDGKTSESLEKNKFYEFALDKTITPDTKALLERAKSLSSSREENWSFLGHDSKFKSFRNSTDKEKSEPTPRPIPSWYMKKKKIRSDSDGKLDDKKKDAKPDEQERQELFASRFLHSSIFEQDSKRLQHLERKNNDPEVRVGRDSITSDSQGEQVGAGGSDLSQEPRVLFHSRFLELQQRDKNQQLPVSERFSLTEEEEDEEEEEKILDEEFGPSPNESEISQELTVSHIPATSPMFLSKVSESSVQHDKPVLPSTLTNKDGPETVNEQSEYAPVDSQPSVSLKEENTAVTVSAVPTEPMIKEEVTVKEPNEKLSESIKAVKPTVDQYIDVKPPTPGASLSNIEPECDPFQASSSTFSKPSQPQEITELSETKTENVNSSLHKVASPLDVELPETEPEVEQIQPPRKQPKSKKVKTASPTPVPEVANEKPATRKSERIDKEKLKRSSSPRGDSLKVIADPKNTAKSPVHATDSEQSLESNSSHGKTRQRRNVRSVYATPHEDEASQQLGKEITEPPRSTRKRCSDKEAATQHMATTPNKRGRPPKTRKRSDDMPSVKGDQTKYSESEDTENKEATNSGEISKTAETWRSPRSQKGQSSPIRAGQIRKTLKLDKVSGSPEPIQSDTTVVDVSPALDHQNESKDETSMQVELLSQDTKQHNISKREKGLAHPAEEKSTDNNIEITSLEKTQTLDQKKVKASRSTRNTKLMPDDKSVSVVNLTVDAVKDAPHSSDNKALSLEGSLKTKTTQTVKEDSNIPVYHKEDVHSPEEKEETLSEMEPPTDPVAALLARQMELERAVENISRLTHDQHPAPYKEPRAEPATLASPVIVQPADDTEVEKPANPASETELAAAIDSITAEDISGDADGFSAPTTYTALLPTPETLVLPVSSEVIEPETDLTVKTVVESEHGSVMVPVSKSSQASNTDTSLTESSLSEAAKKGGRARPKTPKKSRGRKVSLSRKLDIADDAVLEPESTIVKLPESIPEEIQTANPKAATSATAAAVVTVAAACKHEATATVTCDTPKEAEQPAVDQPEPQESAFHSGNNSPSYLRTKQPSPEPVAPALTSPRTCLNSPASSKTPLTSPEWNTRPEEKGIPPKPQVSVALSTPGVGGPPANPPMPPDTKASDIDPSSSTLRKILMEPKYVSASNSNAVPNMQFTTTLADPRMCDNENSVEAVLPLKTSLPEDRPSPITQLVTHTAPTQPPTPQQCESPQLLKEKLAITSTATSVISRIPMPFDFEDTPRISLSNRSSGMSLPKQKYRTGLNENSRYHGLNASEDGGSVGRPVVESTHCNTGPSTGLRVNTSEGVVVLSYSGQKTEGPQRIIAKISPIPPASAVDIEFQQSVTKSQIKQEPPSHPSTPKGSQTPTGYGHAGVVLAGQTFSAQPVISSINQESPSSEKSEPSYHTTGSVKTFQQSTSHPQLLRYGQSITQQQHIKKNGATETVSMKAEIKQSQTFNVKPVLSPHHPSLAGNHILSPGPAHERVVSQPKQDSHSPRATAHSTSPFPKVCPPTSSVVLGPAGPISQYVSNMHHAEQSVIMPPHSVTQSVPIGHLSQADVRASTPSLSGIGYGIRSENLLSPRSAPPQRSTTPQPALIRDVVLKSHASSSGDVQVVGTSNNDLQSLPQGLRRASAPQLQPESIVMQPEFKGMHHRAIRLDQYNRDVRLLVHQHLTDHSGVVESRQTRTPEAMQSPSHISTASKVSPVVKNTTQTVRDTAKAMELKMSPSPHSDNRIIGHPPGSVMVSPQGVQLIHPGNANSMSEYYREMRGFHPQYPSHSVIGINLANRGIAASQVSQIDHGQRHKVPSVSSIESVGSFGESKLDGPHIRHPSSMDLPHISRVQGETGSPSYTSPVTITPKLELPITVKGPQGPNQMPPPSTASSQIRSDFKLDHTGLRSVDMVQLLTKYPIIWQGHLALKNDTAAVQLHFVSGNNVLAHRSLPPPEGGAFLRIAQRMRLEASQLEGVARRMTAENEYCLLLALPCGLDQEDVHNQTHALKTGFITYLQAKQAAGIINVPNPGSNQPAYVVQIFPPCEFSESHLSHLAPDLLNSISSISPHLMIVIASV